One Urechidicola croceus genomic window, CTTTAATCAATTTTCGGTTTAATGCAAGTATGAGTGCCATTGTATGCTCTGCAATGGCATAAGGGGAATAGGCTGGAACACGTGCCACCTTCATATCCAGTTCAGCTGCTTTTGCTAAATCCACGTGATTGAATCCTGCTGAACGCAGAGCAATATATTTTACGCCAAAAGCATTGAATTTTTCAAGAATGTGTGCCGAGGCATCATCGCCCGTAAATAGACTTACTGCTTTAGAACCTGTTGCGAGAATAGCAGTTTCTTGAGTTAAACGACTTTCAAGCAGCTTTAATTGATGCTTGCCATCATTCGCTTTTACGAGATACGGCTCTTCAAACTTATGCGTGCTGAATACTGTTGTTTTCATTTCACTTTTTTTAATTTCCTAACTGTATTAAAATATATACAAACCCTACGATGACAACAGTTCCAAAAATTAGCATCACGAGTTTCCCGGTCTTTTTAGAACCTTTGAAATAGGTAATACCAAGTTTTACAATCATATTGCTTATAGTTGCTGTTATAATGACATTGGTGGCCAGCGTGAGTTTTTCTTCCAATGACCCAAATTTTGCCATACTGATAGTTATCGCATCCGTATCTGCCAATCCTGCAATTAGGGCTGAATAGTATAAACCGCTTTCGCCAAAAAATTGATTTCCATAAAAAACTGCAAATAGGATGACCACATAAATACCACCAAACCCAAGGGCGTTCCAAATATTGAGCGGATTACCCAGATTGATAGCTGTTTTTGTGACATCTGTATTCTTTTTGATGAATAAGAGTGCGCTTATCAAGCAGATAAGGGTAAGAATAGTAAATGGAATGACTAAATTTAAAAGTATGGCACTATTGAAAATATAGGCCAGAATCGCAAGTCTGGGAAACATAATTGCGGAAGCTATAATGATACCCGCAGCATATTCTTTTGAAAGTTCTGGCGATTCCTTACTTCGCGAAGCATATATCCAAGCTACTGCGGTACTTGAAATCAATCCGCCTAAAATAGCAGTGAGCAGAATACCACGTTTAGAACCTACATATTTTACAAGAAAGTAACCAATGAAATTCAGAAATGACACTATCACTATTATCGCTCCAATCTCAAAAGGGTTAAGCAATCCCTCTGGACCATAATCTTGATTTGGTAAGAAAGGCAAAATAAGAAGCGAAATAATTGAAAACTTAATAAAGGCGAAAAGCTCTTCGGAAGTAATATTTTTAATGAAGGTATTAAATGTCGTTTTCAATGATAACAGAGTAACTATGATAACCGCAGTAGCAACTGCTTCCTTATGCAAATGATTAGCAACCATAACACCCAAAATCAAAGTAGCGAATAATGCCATATTGGTGGTAATACCAGTCATAATATGCTTTTGTACTATGGAAAGATGACTCAAAGACAGAAACAAAAGAAATGCTGCTGCAATTATAATGACCAACCAAGGTGTATAGGTTGTGGAAAGATTTCCCAATATAAAACCAATAATGGCAACAATTGGGAAGGTTCTTATACCTGCAAAGCCTTGTTCTTCCTTCAATTTATCGTATTCACGTTCCAGCCCAAGAATAAGGCCAATGCCCAGGCTGATGAGTAGTCCGAGGATAAATGGGTTGATATTTTTAAAGGCTTCTATCATTTCTTACTTTCCAAATAATTCTAAAAGTTCATACAATTCATTATCTACTTGATGTTGCTTGACCACCTCTTCAAAAGGGGTTAGATGCAATTGATTATTTAAGATTCCTACCATTACATTTTTTTTACCTTGTAAAAGTGTTTTCACAGCCGCCACTCCAAGTCTAATGCCTAACATTCTATCTAAAGCTGACGGATTTCCGCCTCGCTGGACGTGGCCGAGTTTCGTAATTCGTAAATCTACATTGGGATTGACTTCCTTTATTTTTGAGGAAACCAGTTCTGCACCTAGTTCATCACCTTCAGAAACCACGACAAGGAAGGCATCTTCACTATCGTAATTCTTAACCTTGTCCAATAGATAAATAAAGTCCTTTCCACTCTCGGGAATATGGATGGAATCGGCACCTACCATTAATCCTGAATGAATAGCGATGTAGCCTGAATCCCTTCCCATTACTTCAACAATAAATACGCGGTTATGGGATTCGGCAGTATCTTTTATTTTATCAATATTTTCAATGGCAGTGTTTACAGCCGAATCAAAACCAAGGGTGTAATCTGCACCAAAAATATCGTTGTCTATAGTGCCAGGAATGCCTATAAACGGAATGCCGCATATTTCTGAAAAAGCTAATAGACCTTTAAAAGTGCCATCGCCACCAATAGCAATTAAAGCATCTATGTTGTTTGCTTTTAGAGTTTGCAATGCTTTTTTACGACCTTCCAATTCCAGAAATCGTTTGCTTCTTGCTGTTTTTAGAATGGTACCGCCTTTTTGGGTTATTTTTTTTAGTTCGTGTGATGCTAATGGAACCAAATCACCATCTATCAACCCTTCATACCCTTTTCGAAAACCACTTATTTTTATGCCTTTTGCTTCAGCGGATTTGGCAATGGCGTATAGTGCAGCATTCATCCCAGGGCTATCGCCTCCAGATGTGAATACGCCTATATGTTTAATTTTATTCGTGCTCATTGGATATGGTTTTTTGTAACTTTTTTTCAGAAATAGTAAAATCTTTAATAGTGTTCCAAACAAATTCTGCTTCTTTCAGAAAGAACTGATGGTCTCCTTCAGATGAAGTAATTATTTGTGCGTTTTTAAATTCCCTCGATAATTTTAAGGCATTTTCTAAAGGTGCAGTAGTGTCTTTTTCTCCGTGAATAAAGAGCACATCTTTATCCTTAATTTTCTTTGTAATCGCATATAAATCTGTTTTTAGGATGACTTCTGTGAGAGAATAATAATAACTCATCCAATGATGCTTTTTTGCATCTTCATAGACATCATCCGTGAGGTTATCAGGCTTGAATGCACGTGACATAAATATGGGATGAATCATACAAATGTATTTTGAGAATTTGCTTGTTGAAATCCTATCTACAAAGGAATGAGAAGACATAATTTCTTTAAACTCATCAGCGTTCTTGTAAACAGGTACGCTTATAAAAATTCCTGCCTTGAACCAAGTTGGTTGCTTTTCCAATATTGCTAATGAAATCATAGCTCCCATAGAATGTCCTGCAATAATGATATTTCCATCATTGAATCCTTCTTTGTTAAGAATCAATTCAAGGGCCTGCAATTGTATTGAAAGGGAATAATCACTTTGTGGTTTTGGCGAATCACCAAAACCTAGCAGGTCGACTAAAAGTAGCTTATGCGTAGTTGTAATACTTTCTAAATTGCGTTTCCAATAATGCAATGAGCCTGTTAAACCGTGTAACAAAACAAGTTTGTTTTCTCCAGAGCCTATTATTTCATAATTCAACAGTGTTTCTTTGGCATCATAAGCTGGTTGCTTACCAATCTTATAATGCTGATAGCTGGCAATAGCCACAACAGGAAGAATGAACACTATGGATATGAGTAGTAATGTCATTGTTTTGAAATTGATTTATTATTCGTTTTCTCACTAACCAAGATTGGGGTTTTACCATAGAATCTATTGAAGACCATACAGGCAGTTAAATCACCAGTTACATTTACAGCAGTCCTAAACATTCCCAAGAGTCTTTCTACACCAATGATAATGATGATGCCTTCAGCAGGTATGCCGACACTTCCCAAAACAGAAGCGAGTATAACCACACCACCTCCTGGAATGGCAGGTGTACCAATGGATGCAGCGACAATAGTTACAATGACCACTATAATATTGAGTAAACTCATTTCCAGTCCGTAAGCTTGGGCAATAAAAAGAGTTGTAATAGTTTGATATAGTGCAGTACCATCCATATTGACGGTCGCCCCTATAGGTATGATAAAATTGCTAATAGTCTTGTCCACTTTTAGTTCTTCTTCGGCGGTTTTTAGAGATAAGGGCATCACAGCGGCAGAACTTGTGGTTGAAAAAGCCAATAATTGAACATCCCTTATTTTTTTTAGGAAATGCAATGGGTTTTTCTTTCCGAGAAGTACGATGAGTCCCAAATAGAAAATTACCAATAAAAGAA contains:
- a CDS encoding MgtC/SapB family protein, producing MIEAFKNINPFILGLLISLGIGLILGLEREYDKLKEEQGFAGIRTFPIVAIIGFILGNLSTTYTPWLVIIIAAAFLLFLSLSHLSIVQKHIMTGITTNMALFATLILGVMVANHLHKEAVATAVIIVTLLSLKTTFNTFIKNITSEELFAFIKFSIISLLILPFLPNQDYGPEGLLNPFEIGAIIVIVSFLNFIGYFLVKYVGSKRGILLTAILGGLISSTAVAWIYASRSKESPELSKEYAAGIIIASAIMFPRLAILAYIFNSAILLNLVIPFTILTLICLISALLFIKKNTDVTKTAINLGNPLNIWNALGFGGIYVVILFAVFYGNQFFGESGLYYSALIAGLADTDAITISMAKFGSLEEKLTLATNVIITATISNMIVKLGITYFKGSKKTGKLVMLIFGTVVIVGFVYILIQLGN
- a CDS encoding ATP-dependent 6-phosphofructokinase — its product is MSTNKIKHIGVFTSGGDSPGMNAALYAIAKSAEAKGIKISGFRKGYEGLIDGDLVPLASHELKKITQKGGTILKTARSKRFLELEGRKKALQTLKANNIDALIAIGGDGTFKGLLAFSEICGIPFIGIPGTIDNDIFGADYTLGFDSAVNTAIENIDKIKDTAESHNRVFIVEVMGRDSGYIAIHSGLMVGADSIHIPESGKDFIYLLDKVKNYDSEDAFLVVVSEGDELGAELVSSKIKEVNPNVDLRITKLGHVQRGGNPSALDRMLGIRLGVAAVKTLLQGKKNVMVGILNNQLHLTPFEEVVKQHQVDNELYELLELFGK
- a CDS encoding alpha/beta fold hydrolase, which encodes MTLLLISIVFILPVVAIASYQHYKIGKQPAYDAKETLLNYEIIGSGENKLVLLHGLTGSLHYWKRNLESITTTHKLLLVDLLGFGDSPKPQSDYSLSIQLQALELILNKEGFNDGNIIIAGHSMGAMISLAILEKQPTWFKAGIFISVPVYKNADEFKEIMSSHSFVDRISTSKFSKYICMIHPIFMSRAFKPDNLTDDVYEDAKKHHWMSYYYSLTEVILKTDLYAITKKIKDKDVLFIHGEKDTTAPLENALKLSREFKNAQIITSSEGDHQFFLKEAEFVWNTIKDFTISEKKLQKTISNEHE